Proteins encoded within one genomic window of Streptomyces sp. NBC_00523:
- the panC gene encoding pantoate--beta-alanine ligase, producing the protein MTVTTSTPALLHTAAELRAYAPEGRRAVVMTMGALHEGHASLVRAARAHAGPAGQVVVTVFVNPLQFGEAADLDRYPRTLDADLAVAGAAGADVVFAPSVDEVYPGGEPQVRISAGPMGERLEGASRPGHFDGMLTVVAKLLHLTRPDTAFFGQKDAQQLALIRRMVRDLNFPVEISGVETVREPDGLALSSRNRFLDTHERRTALALSRALFAARDRLAAQTALHARAQATGATEDRAAGLNRLGEARLAADAQAVARARPDAGPAAVRAAARTVLEEAEAASPPLALDYVALVDPADFTEIPDDRAAGEAILAVAARVGATRLIDNIPLTFGVTP; encoded by the coding sequence ATGACCGTCACCACATCCACCCCGGCCCTGCTGCACACCGCCGCCGAGCTGCGCGCGTACGCCCCCGAGGGGCGGCGGGCCGTCGTCATGACGATGGGCGCCCTGCACGAGGGCCACGCCTCGCTCGTCCGCGCCGCCCGCGCCCACGCGGGCCCCGCCGGGCAGGTCGTCGTCACCGTCTTCGTCAACCCGCTCCAGTTCGGCGAGGCCGCCGACCTCGACCGCTACCCGCGCACGCTCGACGCCGACCTCGCGGTGGCCGGCGCGGCCGGCGCCGACGTGGTCTTCGCGCCGTCCGTGGACGAGGTCTACCCGGGCGGCGAGCCGCAGGTCCGGATCTCGGCGGGCCCGATGGGCGAGCGGCTGGAGGGGGCCTCGCGCCCCGGCCACTTCGACGGCATGCTCACCGTCGTCGCCAAGCTGCTCCACCTCACCCGGCCGGACACCGCGTTCTTCGGGCAGAAGGACGCCCAGCAGCTCGCCCTGATCCGGCGCATGGTGCGGGACCTGAACTTCCCGGTGGAGATCAGCGGCGTCGAGACGGTCCGGGAGCCGGACGGCCTCGCGCTGTCCAGCCGCAACCGCTTCCTCGACACCCATGAGCGCCGCACCGCGCTCGCCCTGTCCCGGGCCCTGTTCGCGGCCCGCGACCGGCTCGCCGCCCAGACCGCCCTGCACGCCCGCGCGCAGGCCACCGGCGCCACCGAGGACCGGGCCGCCGGGCTCAACCGGCTCGGCGAGGCCCGCCTCGCGGCCGACGCCCAGGCGGTGGCCCGGGCCCGCCCGGACGCCGGACCCGCCGCCGTGCGCGCGGCCGCCCGCACGGTCCTGGAGGAGGCGGAGGCCGCGAGCCCGCCGCTCGCCCTGGACTACGTGGCGCTCGTGGACCCGGCCGACTTCACCGAGATCCCCGACGACCGCGCGGCCGGTGAAGCCATCCTCGCCGTCGCCGCCCGGGTCGGCGCCACCCGCCTCATCGACAACATCCCCCTCACCTTCGGAGTGACCCCGTGA
- a CDS encoding Rossmann-like and DUF2520 domain-containing protein, with amino-acid sequence MNATAPKDPLDARDRPARLTVGVVGAGRVGPALAASLALAGHRPVAVSGVSDASRRRAADLLPDVPLVTPADVFARAELVLLTVPDDALPGLVEGLAETGAVRPGQLLVHTSGRYGTKVLDPARRAGALPLALHPAMTFTGTSVDVQRLAGCSFGVTAPDELRLAAEALVIEMGGEPEWIAEESRPLYHAALALGANHLVTLVAQSMELLRTAGVTAPDRMLGPLLGAALDNALRSGDAALTGPVARGDAGTVTAHLGELRAHAPQTVAGYVAMARATADRALAHGLLKPELAEDLLDALADGASGPSRPGSHGSGPEES; translated from the coding sequence GTGAACGCAACAGCTCCCAAGGACCCGCTCGACGCCAGGGACCGCCCCGCCCGGCTCACCGTCGGCGTGGTGGGGGCGGGCCGTGTCGGCCCCGCCCTGGCCGCCTCCCTCGCCCTCGCCGGGCACCGCCCGGTCGCCGTCTCCGGGGTCTCCGACGCCTCCCGGCGACGCGCCGCCGACCTCCTGCCCGACGTCCCGCTCGTGACGCCCGCCGACGTCTTCGCGCGCGCCGAGCTCGTCCTGCTGACCGTCCCCGACGACGCCCTCCCCGGGCTGGTCGAGGGCCTGGCCGAGACCGGCGCGGTCCGCCCCGGACAGCTCCTCGTCCACACCTCCGGGCGGTACGGGACGAAGGTGCTGGACCCCGCGCGCCGGGCCGGCGCCCTGCCGCTCGCGCTGCACCCCGCGATGACGTTCACCGGCACCTCCGTGGACGTCCAGCGGCTGGCCGGCTGCTCCTTCGGGGTCACCGCGCCCGACGAGCTGCGGCTCGCCGCCGAGGCGCTGGTCATCGAGATGGGCGGCGAACCGGAGTGGATCGCGGAGGAATCCCGTCCGCTCTACCACGCGGCCCTCGCCCTCGGCGCGAACCACCTGGTCACCCTGGTCGCCCAGTCGATGGAGCTGCTGCGCACCGCCGGGGTCACCGCCCCCGACCGGATGCTCGGCCCCCTGCTCGGCGCCGCCCTGGACAACGCCCTGCGCTCCGGCGACGCGGCGCTCACCGGACCGGTCGCGCGCGGCGACGCCGGCACGGTCACCGCGCACCTGGGCGAGCTGCGCGCCCACGCCCCGCAGACGGTCGCCGGTTACGTGGCGATGGCCCGCGCCACGGCGGACCGCGCCCTCGCCCACGGCCTGCTCAAGCCGGAGCTGGCCGAGGACCTGCTCGACGCCCTGGCGGACGGCGCGTCCGGCCCGTCGCGGCCCGGCTCCCACGGCAGCGGACCGGAGGAGTCCTGA